The Actinocorallia herbida DNA window TGCCGCTGGAGCCGGTCTCGGCGGTGCCGGTCTTGCCGAAGGTGCCCGCGGGCAGGCCGGCGGACGCGGCGGTGCCCGAGGCGACCACGGCCGCCATCATCGGGCGCAGCGCGGTGAGGACGGCCTGGGGAAGCGGGCGGGGGGCGGGGACCGCTTCGCCGTTGGCCGTGTAGGACGCGGCGGGGAACATCACCGGCGAGCGCCACGTTCCCGAGGCGACGGCGGCGGCCACCGCCGCCATGTTGAGCGGCGAGGCGGTGACCCTGCCCTGCCCGATGCTCGCCTCGGCGAGGTCGGCGGTGCCGGACGGCGCGGGGAAACCCGGCCGCTCCGCGTTCACCGCGAACGGCTTGTTGAAGCCGAACAGCTCGGCGGCCGTCGTCATGCCCGCGGCCTTCGCCCGGTTCACACCGAGGGAGGCGAACGTGGTGTTGCAGGACTTCGCGAACGCCGTCTGGAGCGAGGTGGAGCCGAGCGCGAGGCCGTCGTGGTTGGGGATGGTGCGTTCGCCGAGCAGGACGGTGGCCGGGCAGGAGACCCCGGAGGACGGGGCCAGCCCCGAGGTGATGAGCGCCGCCGCCGTGACGATCTTGAACGTCGAACCCGGCGGGTAGACGCCATGGCTGGCGGCCCGGGAGCCGACCCGGTCGGCGATGGCCACGATCGCACCGGTGGAGGGCTTCAGCGCCACCAGGACCGCGGGCTTGGCCGCACCCGCGACGGCTTTGTCCGCGGCGGCCTGCGGCCCGGATTCCAGGGTCGTCGGCCGAGCGGCCGCCGTCGCCTCGCTGAAGACCTTGACGGGGGTGTCGTCGAGGAAGATCCCCCAGCCGGGCTTCGCCTCGCCCGAGGTGTACTGCCCGCCGAGCGCGTCGAGGTACTGCCTGGCCCCGGACGTGCCGGGGATCTCCGTGCCGTCGGCGAAGGTGACCGCCCCCACCGCGCCGGCGGAGGTCTCCCGCAGCTGGAGCAGACCGCCGTTCGCCAGTTCCGGCGCGAGGGTCGCCGGGGTCCAGACGACCCGCCAGCGGCGGTCGACGACCTTCATCCGCAGGGTCGCCTCGACGGTCCA harbors:
- a CDS encoding penicillin-binding transpeptidase domain-containing protein encodes the protein MRWLAIILGTLLLAGTGGGLYLHLRVKGDPKELAASYFAYWQAGDFQAMRSLTAAPPADFVEQHRAFGKALQVSALDLLPEPVVRPTETEARADFTAERTLPPGKWTVEATLRMKVVDRRWRVVWTPATLAPELANGGLLQLRETSAGAVGAVTFADGTEIPGTSGARQYLDALGGQYTSGEAKPGWGIFLDDTPVKVFSEATAAARPTTLESGPQAAADKAVAGAAKPAVLVALKPSTGAIVAIADRVGSRAASHGVYPPGSTFKIVTAAALITSGLAPSSGVSCPATVLLGERTIPNHDGLALGSTSLQTAFAKSCNTTFASLGVNRAKAAGMTTAAELFGFNKPFAVNAERPGFPAPSGTADLAEASIGQGRVTASPLNMAAVAAAVASGTWRSPVMFPAASYTANGEAVPAPRPLPQAVLTALRPMMAAVVASGTAASAGLPAGTFGKTGTAETGSSGTHAWFIGYRADLAFAVLVPGGGDGATAAAPIAAAFLKSL